A window of the Chaetodon trifascialis isolate fChaTrf1 chromosome 9, fChaTrf1.hap1, whole genome shotgun sequence genome harbors these coding sequences:
- the prdm10 gene encoding PR domain zinc finger protein 10 — protein sequence METKQEPSAVWSQTANSDSGNGTQVHFEGGTVAQIVYSGDQGDRGQQQVVYTADGSSYTSVESAEHTLVYIHPADGTQTVFADQPQVAYIQQDGTTQQVTVLLPSGQNMNAANLHVLSNVAEAPQAILEPVSQEQLSVSNSLPSMADMADPPTSPLGATDSTDDSDEDEDEDSDMDDWEPREPQSFNPHSLWCEECNNANPSVCLKHGPLHPIPSRPVMSKARASLPLVLYIDRFLGGVFSKRRIPKRTQFGPVEGPLVPQSELQEHYIHLKLCMLDAEKDGEKPDDMWLDLSDEDSCNWMMFVRPAQNHLEQNLVAYQYGSEIFYTTIKNIQPKQELKVWYAASYAEFVNQKIHDVTEEERKVLREQEKNWPCYECNRRFVSSEQLQQHLNMHDDKLNSVTRSRGRSRGRGRRRFGTGRRPGRPPKFIRLDPPLDAGGDKTTEMLELTEKPLEERVEVAQNGLKVVEMEPEVEAVNEAEGQLLPPAGEPVPESVSPPSNTDLPVALKEDPAQSSQSDAHLTSQDMRRAKRIRNAALQHLFIRKSFRPFKCTHCGKAFRDKDKLDQHLRVHGRDAYAFSCHICSKSFMSDSALEDHLLVHTENRSYSCLLCPETFERLDLLKDHVGVHAVDGCFTCPSCKKTFTDFIQVKKHIRCFHSEKIFQCPDCEKAFCRPDKLRLHMLRHSDRKDFLCSTCGKQFKRKDKLREHMQRMHNPDREAKKADRIHRSKTLKLKVPTTDFESFMFKCRVCMMGFRRRGMLVNHLSKRHPEMRIDDVPELTLPIIKPNRDYFCQYCDKVYKSASKRKAHILKNHPGAELPPSIRKLRPAAPGEPDPMLSTHTQLTGTIATAPVCCPHCAKQYSSKTKMVQHIRKKHPEFAQLTNTIQTPLTTAVISSTPAVISADGTTAEAVVTTDLLTQAMTELSQTLTTDYRTAQGDYQRIQYIPVSQAGGSLSQPQHIQLQVVQVAPASSPHSQHPTVDVSQLHDPHGYSQHSIQVQHIQVTEPSGTAQGSTQVTGQPLSPTSQQPTQELSPTQLTPVTLAQSHTLPTSSTQQQQQQQQQQQQQQQQQQQQQQQQQQQQQQGTVQHAYIPGNWNYRGYSSEIQMMAVPHAQYVIAEASTPVSGVNSNQVKTTHYVISEGQTELETKQTVPQSASQAHAEHLEQQPANQQATTQYIITTTTNGSGTSEVHITKP from the exons ATGGAGACCAAGCAGGAACCCTCTGCTGTGTGGAGTCAGACTGCAAACAGTGATTCAGGCAATGGCACACAG GTGCATTTTGAAGGCGGCACAGTGGCCCAGATCGTGTACAGTGGAGATCAGGGGGACCgggggcagcagcaggtggtTTACACAGCAGACGGGAGCTCCTATACCTCTGTGGAGTCTGCAGAGCACACGCTGGTCTACATACACCCTGCAGATGGCACACAG ACTGTCTTCGCTGATCAGCCACAAGTGGCGTACATTCAGCAGGATGGTACAACCCAACAG GTCACCGTTTTGCTGCCCAGTGGACAAAACATGAATGCTGCTAATCTGCATGTTCTCAGTAATGTCGCAGAGGCTCCCCAAGCGATCCTGGAGCCAGTTTCCCAG gagcagctgtctgtgtcCAATTCACTCCCATCCATGGCTGACATGGCGGACCCCCCCACCAGTCCCCTCGGGGCCACAGACTCCACGGACGAttctgatgaagatgaggatgaagactCCGACATGGATGACTGGGAACCTCGTGAGCCTCAGTCATTCAACCCTCACAGCCTCT GGTGTGAGGAGTGTAATAATGCCAacccctctgtgtgtctgaagcACGGCCCTCTGCACCCCATCCCCAGCCGGCCGGTGATGTCCAAGGCCCGGGCCAGTCTGCCTCTGGTCCTCTACATCGATCGCTTCCTGGGCGGGGTGTTCTCCAAGAGACGCATCCCGAAGCGCACACAGTTCGGTCCCGTGGAGGGACCTCTGGTTCCTCAGAGCGAGCTTCAGGAGCACTACATTCATCTGAAG CTGTGCATGCTGGAtgcagagaaagatggagagaagccTGACGACATGTGGTTGGACCTTTCTGATGAAGACAGCTGCAACTGGATGATGTTTGTGAGACCCGCTCAGAACCACCTGGAGCAGAACCTGGTGGCCTATCAGTACGGCTCAGAGATATTCTACACAACCATCAAGAACATCCAACCCAAGCAGGAGCTCAAG GTGTGGTACGCGGCATCATACGCAGAGTTTGTCAATCAGAAGATCCACGATGttacagaagaggagagaaaag TGCTGCGGGAGCAAGAGAAGAACTGGCCTTGCTATGAGTGTAACCGTCGCTTTGTGAGCTCtgaacagctgcagcaacatCTCAACATGCACGATGACAAATTAAACTCTGTTACCAG aTCCAGAGGCCGCAGTCGAGGACGAGGCAGGAGGAGATTTGGGACGGGAAGAAGACCGGGACGGCCTCCTAAATTTATCCGTTTGGATCCACCATTAGATGCTGGTGGAGACAAGACAACA GAGATGCTGGAACTGACGGAGAAGCCGCTGGAGGAGCGAGTGGAGGTCGCTCAGAACGGGCTGAAGGTGGTGGAGATGGAGCCGGAGGTGGAGGCTGTGAATGAGGCAGAGGGCCAGCTTCTGCCTCCTGCAGGGGAGCCGGTCCCAGAGTCTGTCAGTCCGCCCTCCAACACGGATCTGCCGGTTGCGCTGAAGGAGGACCCGGCacagagcagccaatcagacgccCACCTCACATCTCAGGACATGCGCCGTGCCAAGAGGATACGG AACgcagctctgcagcacctgTTCATCAGGAAGAGTTTCCGTCCTTTCAAATGCACCCACTGTGGCAAGGCCTTCCGGGACAAAGACAAGCTGGATCAGCACCTGCGGGTCCACGGCCGGGACGCCTACGCCTTTTCCTGCCACATTTGCAGCAAGAGCTTCATGAGTGACTCGGCCCTGGAGGACCATCTGCTGGTGCACACAGAGAACCGCTCCTACTCTTGTCTCTTATGCCCAGAAACCTTTGAAAGGCTGGACCTGCTCAAAGACCACGTCGGGGTGCATGCTGTGGACGGCTGCTTCACCTGTCCGTCCTGCAAGAAGACGTTTACTGACTTCATCCAG GTGAAGAAGCACATTCGCTGCTTCCATTCAGAGAAGATCTTCCAATGCCCAGACTGTGAAAAGGCGTTTTGCCGGCCTGACAAACTGCGCTTGCACATGTTACGCCACTCTGACCGCAAGGACTTCCTGTGTTCGACCTGTGGCAAACAGTTCAAG AGGAAGGATAAGCTGCGGGAACACATGCAGCGCATGCACAATCCGGACAGAGAGGCGAAGAAGGCCGACCGAATCCACCGCTCCAAAACCCTCAAACTGAAGGTGCCCACCACCGACTTCGAGAGCTTCATGTTCAAATGCAGAGTGTGCATGATGGGATTCAGACGCAGAGGAATGCTG GTCAATCATTTGTCCAAGCGTCATCCAGAGATGCGTATCGATGATGTGCCAGAGCTAACGCTGCCAATTATCAAGCCCAACAGGGACTACTTCTGCCAGTATTGTGACAAG GTGTACAAGAGTGCCAGCAAGAGGAAAGCCCACATACTGAAGAACCACCCCGGGGCAGAACTGCCTCCCAGCATCCGTAAATTGCGTCCGGCTGCTCCCGGAGAGCCAGACCCCATGTTGAGCACGCACACCCAGCTGACTGGCACCATTGCCACTGCGCCGGTCTGTTGCCCACACTGTGCCAAGCAGTACAGCAGCAAG ACTAAGATGGTCCAGCACATCAGGAAGAAACATCCAGAGTTTGCCCAACTCACCAACACCATCCAGACTCCTCTGACTACAGCTGTGATCAGTAGCACTCCTGCAGTCATCAGCGCAGACGGGACCACAGCTGAGGCTGTCGTG ACCACAGATCTGCTGACCCAGGCCATGACGGAGCTTTCTCAAACACTGACCACAGACTACCGCACCGCACAGGGAGACTACCAGAGGATCCAGTACATCCCTGTGTCTCAGGCCGGAGGCAGCCTGTCCCAGCCGCAACACATCCAGCTGCAGGTGGTGCAGGTGGCTCCG GCTTCCTCCCCACATTCCCAGCACCCGACAGTAGATGTGAGTCAGCTGCATGACCCTCATGGCTACAGCCAGCACTCCATCCAGGTGCAGCACATCCAGGTCACAGAGCCCTCGGGCACTGCACAAGGGTCCACCCAG gTCACAGGTCAGCCTCTAAGCCCCACCTCCCAGCAGCCTACTCAGGAACTGAGCCCCACCCAGCTGACCCCTGTCACCTTAGCTCAGAGTCACACTCTGCCGACCAgcagcacccagcagcagcagcagcagcagcagcagcagcagcagcagcagcagcagcagcaacagcagcagcagcagcagcagcagcagcagcagcaggggacTGTGCAGCATGCTTACATACCCGGGAACTGGAACTACAGGGGCTACT CGTCTGAGATCCAGATGATGGCCGTACCTCACGCGCAGTATGTGATCGCTGAGGCCAGCACACCTGTGTCTGGAGTCAACAGCAACCAGGTGAAAACG ACGCACTACGTTATCTCCGAGGGTCAGACCGAGCTGGAGACCAAACAGACTGTTCCTCAGAGCGCGAGCCAGGCCCACGCTgaacatctggagcagcagccgGCCAATCAGCAAGCCACCACGCAGTACATCATCACCACAACCACCAATGGCAGCGGCACAAGCGAAGTTCACATCACGAAACCCTGA